One Kosmotoga arenicorallina S304 genomic window carries:
- the malF gene encoding maltose ABC transporter permease MalF, producing MSAKRLIGFIFVLILLSVFGAFGLMSLILLWANANYGLAIILGILLVSIAFVLINPKGYPYRYMIPAMILLFILTIYPMYYTLKTAFTNFGTGHLFTRPQVVQKLLSDYYYIPENPEEYSFSIFVKLEDYKPTDNFIVVFKSLSDDELFIAPKPIAVQKDSEGNILLAESRMFSVKNDRATVNGVTYQLVRSSQDGSILSVSANGERYMYFYSPDDNTTKSNAPFYLSEIRGIWLKNAEFTNPMGQQVRLNPNRLYTDFATSERKYEIKVVTSIESGRAVQKNVVYNKKTGGVLIERDGYFYDIDDKGQEFAVEGYISNIGFKNFMKMFKDPRISGPFVKIFVWTFTWAALSVLFTFTIGLILALVLNDRKLKGTKIYRTLLIIPWAIPAFISVLVWKNGMFNETYGIINRFIVMGLFGAEEPIKWLSDAFWAKVAVLLVNTWLGFPYMMTITLGALQSIPDELYEAASIDGATGFQRFRKITFPLLMIAVAPLLVGSFSFNFNNFVGIYLLTGGGPAIPGSSTPAGATDILISYTYKLAFEGRGQDFGFASAISILIFVIVGGLSWLNFKLSGAFEEVNR from the coding sequence ATGAGCGCAAAAAGGCTAATCGGATTTATATTTGTACTTATTTTGCTTTCTGTTTTTGGAGCTTTTGGCTTGATGAGCCTTATACTGCTTTGGGCAAATGCCAATTATGGGCTGGCGATTATCCTCGGTATTTTGCTCGTGAGTATCGCTTTTGTGCTTATCAATCCAAAAGGTTACCCTTACAGATATATGATTCCGGCGATGATATTGCTATTCATTTTAACCATTTATCCTATGTATTACACTTTGAAAACAGCCTTCACCAACTTCGGTACCGGACACCTTTTCACCAGACCACAGGTTGTACAGAAGCTTTTAAGTGATTATTACTATATTCCTGAAAATCCCGAGGAATACAGCTTTTCTATATTCGTCAAGCTGGAAGATTATAAACCAACCGATAATTTTATTGTCGTATTCAAGTCTCTATCAGACGATGAGCTATTTATTGCGCCCAAACCGATAGCCGTTCAAAAAGATTCTGAGGGGAACATCCTTTTAGCTGAATCGAGAATGTTCAGTGTCAAGAACGATAGAGCAACTGTAAATGGAGTTACTTACCAGCTTGTGAGGTCATCGCAGGATGGTAGCATATTGTCCGTATCAGCCAACGGCGAGAGGTACATGTATTTCTATTCCCCTGATGATAACACCACGAAATCCAATGCGCCTTTTTATTTGAGCGAAATAAGAGGCATCTGGCTGAAAAACGCCGAGTTCACAAATCCTATGGGTCAGCAGGTAAGGCTAAATCCCAACAGGCTCTATACGGATTTCGCTACTTCTGAAAGGAAATATGAGATAAAGGTGGTTACATCCATAGAGAGCGGAAGAGCCGTTCAGAAAAACGTTGTTTACAACAAAAAGACCGGCGGAGTATTAATTGAAAGAGATGGTTATTTTTACGATATAGATGATAAAGGGCAGGAATTCGCGGTAGAAGGATATATTTCAAATATTGGTTTCAAGAACTTCATGAAAATGTTCAAAGACCCAAGAATCAGCGGACCTTTTGTGAAGATTTTTGTCTGGACTTTTACCTGGGCAGCTCTGAGTGTGCTTTTTACATTTACGATTGGCTTAATTCTCGCATTGGTATTAAACGACAGAAAGCTAAAAGGAACGAAAATATACAGAACTCTGCTTATTATCCCCTGGGCTATTCCTGCCTTCATATCTGTTCTGGTGTGGAAAAACGGTATGTTCAACGAAACCTATGGCATAATAAACAGGTTTATAGTAATGGGCCTTTTTGGAGCTGAAGAGCCTATAAAGTGGTTGAGTGACGCTTTTTGGGCAAAAGTTGCTGTCCTTTTAGTGAATACGTGGCTTGGTTTCCCATATATGATGACGATAACGCTTGGAGCGCTTCAAAGCATTCCCGATGAACTCTATGAAGCTGCATCGATAGACGGCGCTACGGGTTTTCAGAGGTTCAGGAAGATCACTTTCCCATTGCTTATGATCGCAGTTGCTCCGCTGCTTGTAGGAAGCTTTTCCTTTAATTTCAACAATTTTGTTGGTATTTACCTTTTAACCGGAGGAGGGCCTGCCATTCCGGGAAGTTCCACCCCTGCTGGTGCGACGGATATACTCATTTCTTATACGTATAAACTTGCCTTTGAAGGCAGGGGGCAGGACTTTGGTTTCGCCAGCGCAATTTCAATCCTGATTTTTGTAATAGTAGGTGGATTGAGTTGGCTGAATTTCAAACTCTCCGGTGCTTTTGAAGAGGTGAATAGATAA
- a CDS encoding sugar ABC transporter substrate-binding protein, with translation MKKLALVLMVVFAVVSLLSAKVVVWSSENQIPALQKLAADFERDYGIEVEIQQVNFGDIKSKFLTAAPAGEGPDIIVGAHDWVGELAANGLLEPIPFLPDANQYYEVALNAFSYGGKLYGVPYTIESIGIIYNKDLVEDAPKTIDELEQMAMEVADDEIVGFVYDAGNFYFSFPFIAGYGGYIFKDTESGLDVNDIGLNNEGAIKGVSLIKKWFDEGLIPQGANYNLMDSLFKDGLAAFIVNGPWATPHYRDAGIDYGIIPFSEIELEPGVTPKPFVGVQGFMINAKSKNKIEAIEFAVNYIGSFDGQYGMFVGERRGTVRKDVFDFISKDAGPELYDVLQFSKSASVGTPMPNVPEMASVWGAMGDALGIVINDQDTVENALNSAVEKIKTAIGE, from the coding sequence ATGAAGAAACTCGCTCTCGTGTTGATGGTTGTTTTTGCCGTGGTATCTCTTCTAAGTGCCAAAGTTGTTGTCTGGTCATCTGAAAACCAGATACCTGCTCTTCAGAAATTGGCAGCAGATTTTGAAAGAGACTACGGTATTGAAGTGGAAATTCAGCAGGTTAATTTTGGCGACATCAAATCCAAATTCCTTACAGCCGCTCCTGCTGGAGAAGGTCCTGATATAATCGTTGGTGCACATGACTGGGTAGGGGAACTTGCAGCTAACGGGCTTCTTGAACCCATTCCGTTCCTTCCTGATGCCAATCAGTATTATGAAGTGGCTCTAAACGCTTTCAGCTACGGGGGAAAACTGTATGGTGTACCGTACACCATAGAATCTATCGGTATTATCTACAACAAAGACCTCGTTGAAGACGCACCCAAGACAATCGACGAGCTCGAGCAAATGGCTATGGAAGTTGCCGATGATGAAATTGTTGGATTTGTTTACGATGCTGGCAATTTCTATTTCTCTTTCCCCTTTATAGCTGGCTACGGTGGCTACATTTTCAAGGATACGGAAAGCGGTCTCGATGTTAATGACATTGGACTTAACAACGAAGGTGCAATCAAAGGGGTCAGCCTTATCAAGAAATGGTTCGATGAAGGATTAATACCTCAGGGTGCTAATTACAATCTCATGGATTCTCTCTTCAAAGATGGTCTTGCCGCGTTCATAGTGAACGGACCATGGGCTACACCTCACTATCGTGATGCTGGTATAGACTATGGAATTATTCCATTCAGCGAAATTGAACTCGAACCCGGTGTTACCCCAAAACCCTTTGTAGGTGTTCAGGGCTTTATGATCAACGCAAAATCAAAAAATAAAATTGAGGCTATTGAATTTGCTGTAAACTACATTGGAAGCTTTGATGGCCAATACGGTATGTTTGTCGGCGAAAGAAGAGGCACTGTAAGAAAAGATGTCTTTGATTTCATTTCCAAAGACGCTGGTCCCGAGCTCTATGATGTTCTTCAATTCTCCAAGAGCGCTTCCGTTGGAACACCCATGCCCAATGTTCCTGAAATGGCATCTGTATGGGGTGCAATGGGAGATGCACTCGGTATAGTAATCAACGATCAGGATACTGTTGAAAACGCTCTCAATTCAGCCGTTGAAAAGATTAAAACAGCCATCGGCGAATGA
- a CDS encoding pyruvate carboxylase subunit B produces the protein MNVRFTDTTLRDAHQSLLATRLSTEELVKVSSLIDDVGYNSVEMWGGATFDVSVRYLGEDPWERLDRIREQFKKTKIQMLLRGQNLLGYRHYADDVVELFVKKVADHGMDIVRVFDALNDFRNLEKASREIKKHKMHLQVAISYTTSPVHNVEYFAKLAKKAYEELSADSLCIKDMAGLLTPGEAKRLVENIKKNCPLPLQIHAHFTTGLADLTYLAAAEAGAEIVDTAISALAYGTSQPAAESLWVSFNSLGYASKPDLKLLKSISDYFLSVRERHVDHDVSLLTIKPEVLTNQIPGGMYSNMISQLKSQKALNKLEEVLREVPRVREDLGYPPLVTPTSQIVGVQAVLNVIIGERYKVITNETEKYVLGYYGVPPAPINPELKKRIESKGKKTITGRAADYIPPEVSASKEKFKTIAQSDEDLLTLLLLGEVGRKYLVSKYEKDLGIDFSLASDFSDTTIVYPV, from the coding sequence ATGAATGTTCGATTTACAGATACTACTTTAAGGGATGCACATCAGTCTTTGCTTGCAACAAGGTTGTCAACGGAAGAATTGGTAAAGGTCTCTTCTCTTATAGACGATGTCGGGTACAACAGCGTGGAAATGTGGGGTGGCGCTACTTTTGACGTATCAGTACGCTACCTTGGTGAAGACCCCTGGGAGAGGCTTGACAGGATAAGAGAGCAATTCAAGAAAACAAAAATCCAGATGCTTTTGCGCGGCCAAAACCTTCTGGGATACCGCCACTACGCGGACGATGTTGTTGAACTCTTTGTAAAAAAAGTAGCGGATCACGGTATGGATATCGTGAGGGTTTTTGACGCCTTGAATGACTTCCGAAATCTGGAAAAAGCCAGCAGGGAAATTAAGAAGCATAAAATGCATCTGCAAGTTGCGATATCTTATACAACAAGCCCGGTGCACAATGTTGAATACTTTGCAAAACTCGCCAAAAAGGCGTATGAAGAACTTAGCGCAGATTCTTTATGCATTAAGGATATGGCTGGTCTTCTTACACCGGGAGAAGCGAAAAGGCTTGTTGAGAACATAAAGAAAAATTGCCCGTTACCTCTCCAAATACATGCTCACTTCACAACGGGATTGGCTGATCTCACTTATCTTGCTGCCGCAGAAGCGGGCGCTGAAATCGTTGATACTGCAATAAGCGCGCTTGCATACGGTACATCACAACCTGCTGCTGAAAGTTTGTGGGTCTCTTTCAACAGTTTAGGATACGCGAGCAAGCCAGATCTTAAACTGCTTAAAAGCATTAGCGATTATTTCTTATCTGTCAGGGAAAGGCATGTTGACCATGATGTGTCACTCCTTACAATTAAGCCGGAAGTGTTGACTAACCAGATTCCCGGTGGAATGTACTCAAACATGATAAGCCAGTTAAAATCTCAGAAAGCCCTGAACAAGCTCGAAGAAGTGCTAAGGGAAGTGCCAAGAGTAAGGGAAGATCTCGGTTATCCGCCCCTTGTCACTCCAACATCGCAGATAGTAGGTGTCCAGGCAGTTCTCAATGTAATCATCGGTGAACGCTATAAAGTAATCACTAACGAAACCGAGAAATATGTCCTTGGTTACTACGGCGTTCCTCCAGCTCCCATAAATCCTGAATTGAAAAAACGCATTGAATCAAAGGGCAAGAAAACCATTACGGGGAGAGCAGCCGATTATATTCCCCCGGAAGTTTCAGCTTCAAAAGAGAAATTCAAAACCATTGCGCAATCTGATGAAGACTTACTCACACTTCTTTTACTTGGTGAAGTGGGAAGGAAATATCTCGTCAGTAAGTACGAAAAAGATCTGGGAATTGATTTCTCGCTGGCTTCTGATTTCTCTGATACTACAATTGTATATCCCGTGTAG
- the mnmG gene encoding tRNA uridine-5-carboxymethylaminomethyl(34) synthesis enzyme MnmG, translated as MRNTIDDYDFDIVVIGAGHAGIEAGLASAKAGMKTLVLAINLDTVGWAPCNPAVGGPAKGIVAREVDALGGQIAKTTDKTAINVRMLNTSKGPAVRALRAQIDKKEYSLEMKKTLEKQENLYLRSAIATEILVEKGKVTGVVTHFGQLYHCKAAIITTGTFLGGKIFIGPKAFEAGRLGEFSSKLLSESLRKIGFKLARFKTGTPARILGSSIDFSKMERQDTSDTPLAFSYFSEPKVLPKDSPCWLTKTNSRTHSIIRRDIQFSPLYGDIKLIHSIGPRYCPSIEDKVLKFSSKDSHQVFVEPEGRNTDEYYLNGLSTSLPFKTQVEMIHSVKGLENAVIMRPAYAVEYDFVIPDQLHPTLESKLVENLYFAGQVNGTSGYEEAAGQGIIAGINASAKIKGAEQLVLKRSEAYIGVMIDDLVTRGVDEPYRLLTSRAEYRLMLRHDNAHLRLTEYGYRYGLIPRWFYDRVVSVREAINREANRLNDIVVKPSNSVNNKLLSAGTTAIYQPTRLAQLLKRPEVTYSLLRDFDPNPILDSSLAEQVETTMKYEGYINRLRQEINRFEKLENELIPGDIDYDKVPNISTESKEKLKKLKPMSIGQAMRIPGIKPADILNLSTYLTALKRRHIN; from the coding sequence ATGAGAAACACAATAGATGATTACGATTTCGATATTGTTGTTATTGGCGCAGGGCATGCTGGAATTGAAGCGGGACTTGCTTCAGCAAAAGCCGGTATGAAAACCCTCGTGCTTGCCATAAACCTTGACACCGTCGGGTGGGCTCCCTGCAACCCGGCTGTTGGTGGCCCGGCCAAGGGTATTGTTGCAAGAGAAGTTGATGCCCTGGGTGGTCAAATAGCCAAAACTACCGATAAAACAGCAATAAATGTCCGCATGCTTAACACAAGCAAGGGACCTGCTGTCAGGGCACTAAGGGCTCAAATAGATAAAAAAGAATACAGCCTTGAAATGAAAAAGACACTGGAGAAACAGGAAAACCTCTACTTAAGAAGTGCTATTGCGACAGAGATTCTTGTCGAAAAGGGAAAAGTCACCGGCGTTGTAACACATTTTGGCCAGCTTTATCATTGCAAAGCAGCTATAATAACAACCGGAACTTTTTTAGGCGGAAAGATCTTTATTGGTCCAAAAGCTTTTGAAGCAGGCCGTTTGGGGGAATTCTCTTCGAAACTGCTCAGCGAATCGTTAAGAAAAATAGGCTTCAAACTCGCGCGTTTTAAAACGGGTACACCTGCGAGAATTCTCGGAAGCTCCATTGATTTTTCAAAGATGGAAAGGCAGGACACTTCAGATACCCCGCTTGCCTTTTCTTATTTTTCTGAGCCGAAAGTTCTGCCAAAAGATAGCCCTTGCTGGCTTACGAAGACTAATTCAAGAACTCACTCTATAATCAGGCGCGATATTCAATTCTCTCCTCTTTACGGTGATATAAAGTTAATTCATTCCATCGGTCCAAGATACTGCCCTTCCATAGAGGACAAGGTGCTTAAATTCTCCTCCAAAGACAGTCATCAGGTGTTCGTTGAACCTGAAGGCAGAAATACTGATGAATACTATCTGAATGGGCTATCAACAAGCCTGCCTTTTAAAACTCAGGTAGAAATGATTCATTCAGTGAAAGGGCTTGAAAATGCCGTTATTATGAGACCGGCATACGCTGTTGAATATGATTTTGTGATTCCTGATCAACTTCATCCCACACTTGAATCCAAATTGGTTGAAAACCTTTACTTTGCCGGTCAGGTAAACGGCACGAGCGGATACGAGGAAGCAGCCGGGCAGGGCATCATAGCGGGCATAAATGCGTCAGCAAAAATCAAAGGAGCCGAACAGTTGGTTTTGAAAAGATCTGAAGCTTATATAGGCGTTATGATAGACGACCTTGTAACCCGTGGTGTTGACGAACCCTACCGGCTTCTCACATCAAGGGCTGAATACCGACTGATGTTAAGGCATGACAATGCTCATCTAAGGCTTACTGAGTATGGTTATAGATACGGCTTGATACCAAGATGGTTTTACGACAGAGTTGTGTCTGTTCGAGAAGCCATTAATCGGGAAGCGAATCGTTTAAATGACATCGTCGTAAAACCTTCGAATTCTGTGAACAACAAATTGCTATCTGCCGGAACAACAGCCATATACCAACCCACCAGACTTGCACAGCTCCTAAAAAGGCCAGAGGTAACATATTCCCTGCTAAGGGATTTCGATCCCAATCCAATACTGGATAGTTCATTGGCTGAACAGGTTGAAACCACAATGAAATACGAAGGATACATTAATCGCCTGAGACAGGAGATAAACCGCTTTGAGAAGCTCGAAAACGAGCTTATACCCGGTGATATTGATTACGACAAAGTCCCTAATATATCAACAGAGAGCAAAGAGAAATTGAAAAAACTAAAACCAATGTCCATAGGCCAAGCTATGAGAATACCCGGAATAAAACCTGCTGATATCTTAAACCTTTCAACCTATCTAACTGCTTTAAAAAGGAGGCATATAAATTGA
- a CDS encoding putative manganese-dependent inorganic diphosphatase, which yields MSREKIYVFGHRQPDTDSIASVIGYAYMKNQNDKERDYVACRCGKLNSESTFLLSYFDVEPPIFMETVDPIVGDLDLRPPIVASEETSTYEVAKIMEEHNIKVVPIVDENFIPSGIVSERHLARTYVKRLSVDSLELHPINVNTIAQLLSGDVLVSPPTNILKGKVHIASDSISTFIKKLKSTDLVIVGDNPEMQIKLIERNVTLMILTDSLTPSDEVLKLAKRNNVGVISTAYGPYGVGKLINLSMPVKMIMSKNFITAKLDEKLKEIKTKIYESNERFALALDESGKLAGVITRTNLLYDTRKKVILLDHNERPQAVDGLEEAELLEVIDHHRLGGLTTLKPVRFHNEPVGSTSTIVGEWFLRHCTKKNPQIAGVLLGGIVSDTLDFRLSTTTKKDREIARQLAEIAEIDLEEFAKNLLRKGLDLSGKAPYEVVSKDVKQYIIGDYNILIAQVMVMDMEQVKKRQSEFKDALKELYNRSKADVAFLLFTNVPKNQSEVWVEGNGEIIEKAFKVHLDENNTVVLKGVMSRKKDFLPQIGEVLRKKR from the coding sequence TTGAGCCGGGAAAAAATATATGTTTTCGGCCACAGACAGCCTGATACAGACTCGATAGCAAGTGTAATTGGCTATGCTTATATGAAGAACCAGAACGACAAAGAGCGCGATTATGTAGCTTGCCGTTGCGGAAAGCTCAACAGCGAAAGTACGTTCTTGCTATCATACTTTGACGTAGAACCCCCTATTTTTATGGAAACAGTAGATCCCATCGTTGGCGACCTCGACTTGCGTCCTCCAATTGTTGCATCAGAAGAAACATCGACATATGAAGTTGCAAAAATCATGGAAGAACACAATATAAAAGTTGTTCCCATTGTTGATGAAAATTTCATACCCTCTGGCATCGTTAGCGAACGTCACCTTGCAAGAACTTATGTCAAACGCTTATCGGTCGATTCGCTGGAATTGCATCCAATAAACGTGAACACAATAGCCCAGCTTCTTAGCGGCGACGTTCTTGTGTCACCACCAACAAACATCCTTAAAGGTAAGGTGCATATAGCTAGCGATTCTATAAGTACCTTTATTAAGAAGTTAAAAAGCACAGATCTTGTCATAGTTGGCGATAATCCTGAAATGCAGATCAAACTCATTGAAAGAAATGTCACATTGATGATATTGACAGACTCTCTTACCCCTTCTGATGAAGTGCTTAAATTGGCAAAAAGAAATAATGTTGGAGTAATTTCCACCGCTTATGGACCCTACGGCGTAGGAAAATTGATAAACCTTTCAATGCCCGTAAAAATGATTATGTCGAAAAATTTCATCACAGCCAAATTAGATGAAAAACTCAAGGAAATAAAAACCAAGATATACGAATCAAATGAGCGTTTTGCTCTTGCCTTAGACGAGTCAGGAAAGCTCGCAGGAGTTATTACCAGAACAAACCTCCTTTACGACACTCGGAAGAAGGTAATTCTGCTCGACCACAATGAAAGACCTCAAGCTGTTGATGGCCTTGAAGAGGCAGAGTTGCTTGAAGTCATTGACCACCACAGGCTCGGGGGGCTTACCACTCTGAAACCGGTGAGATTTCACAACGAACCCGTCGGAAGCACTTCTACAATCGTTGGCGAATGGTTTTTAAGGCATTGCACAAAGAAGAACCCTCAAATAGCAGGCGTGCTTCTTGGCGGGATAGTTTCGGATACCCTTGATTTCAGGCTTTCCACCACCACAAAAAAAGACAGGGAAATTGCCCGGCAACTTGCCGAAATTGCAGAAATAGACCTCGAAGAATTCGCCAAGAATCTACTACGTAAAGGACTGGACCTTTCGGGAAAAGCTCCTTATGAAGTCGTCTCAAAAGATGTTAAACAATACATAATAGGAGATTACAACATATTGATTGCACAGGTTATGGTTATGGATATGGAGCAGGTCAAGAAAAGGCAATCAGAGTTCAAAGACGCTTTGAAGGAACTCTATAATAGATCCAAGGCAGATGTAGCTTTTCTTCTTTTTACAAATGTACCAAAGAATCAGAGCGAGGTATGGGTAGAGGGAAATGGTGAAATTATTGAAAAGGCTTTTAAAGTACATTTAGATGAAAACAACACCGTTGTGCTAAAAGGTGTCATGTCCAGAAAAAAAGATTTTCTACCACAGATTGGTGAGGTACTTAGAAAAAAGAGATGA